A window of Actinomycetota bacterium contains these coding sequences:
- a CDS encoding alpha/beta hydrolase, which produces MRTVRNDDVTLSYRTWGAGPPLLLIHGGAGTGRDLALVRQHLQDGFTVAVMDRRGRSGNDARRAHTIGDEARDILAVIDDIGEPVHAFGHSYGAICLMEAAAAGAPLRSMTVYEPPVRGPELADRLRGVARLIEEGRAEEAMRSFLVRVGATEEQLAVLREIGEWERVVAGCGPFVGEVGALTAWEPDLERLGELTIPVVYLEGADTASDFYDRDRVMSWLPAHTRVVSMPGQTHTAIGFAPALVADAIRLAAGPQPV; this is translated from the coding sequence ATGCGGACGGTCAGGAACGACGACGTCACCCTCTCCTACCGCACGTGGGGTGCGGGCCCTCCGCTGCTGCTGATCCACGGGGGGGCGGGAACCGGACGCGACCTCGCCCTCGTGCGGCAGCACCTCCAGGACGGGTTCACCGTCGCGGTTATGGACCGGCGCGGGCGGAGCGGGAACGACGCACGCCGAGCACACACCATCGGGGACGAAGCCCGGGACATCCTCGCGGTCATCGACGACATCGGGGAGCCCGTGCACGCGTTCGGACACTCCTACGGCGCGATCTGCCTCATGGAGGCGGCGGCGGCCGGCGCCCCCCTCAGGTCGATGACGGTCTACGAGCCGCCGGTCCGGGGGCCGGAGCTCGCCGATCGGCTGCGTGGCGTGGCGAGGCTGATCGAGGAGGGCCGCGCGGAGGAGGCGATGCGGTCCTTCCTCGTGCGGGTCGGTGCCACCGAGGAGCAGCTAGCCGTGCTGCGTGAGATCGGGGAGTGGGAGCGGGTCGTCGCCGGGTGCGGACCGTTCGTCGGTGAGGTTGGGGCGCTCACCGCCTGGGAGCCCGACCTGGAGCGGCTGGGCGAGCTCACGATCCCCGTCGTCTACCTCGAGGGCGCGGACACGGCCTCGGACTTCTACGACCGCGACCGCGTCATGAGCTGGCTCCCGGCCCACACCCGCGTGGTCTCGATGCCCGGCCAGACGCATACGGCGATCGGGTTCGCCCCCGCCCTGGTGGCGGACGCGATCAGGCTCGCCGCCGGCCCACAGCCCGTTTAG
- a CDS encoding 2-oxoacid:ferredoxin oxidoreductase subunit beta: protein MSDGNGGVSAPVEVALTKKDYTSDQDVRWCPGCGDYAVLATVQSYMPELQIPKEKTVFISGIGCSSRFPYYMNTYGFHSIHGRAPAIASGLAVTNPELDIWVVTGDGDALSIGGNHLIHLMRRNVNLTVLLFNNQIYGLTKGQYSPTSEMGKVTKSTPFGSTDYPFNPISLALGAECSFVARSIDSERAHLLSVLRRAAQHKGTRFIEIYQNCNIFNDDAFIALTGRQTKQANQIRLEHGKPIRFGVDDSKGVVADGDGALRIVDVQEVGEDRLVVHDEGSLNAAHAFSLSRLAHSPTGPTPIGVFRAVERPTYEDMIERQISDAQSRSQADLASLLASGDTWTVG from the coding sequence ATGAGCGACGGCAACGGCGGTGTGAGCGCGCCCGTAGAGGTCGCGCTCACGAAGAAGGACTACACCTCCGACCAGGACGTGAGGTGGTGTCCGGGCTGCGGTGACTACGCGGTGCTCGCGACCGTCCAGTCCTACATGCCGGAGCTGCAGATCCCGAAGGAGAAGACGGTCTTCATCTCCGGGATCGGTTGCTCGTCGCGGTTCCCCTATTACATGAACACCTACGGGTTCCACTCGATCCACGGTCGGGCCCCCGCGATCGCGTCCGGGCTCGCCGTGACCAACCCCGAGCTCGACATCTGGGTGGTGACCGGGGACGGCGACGCGCTCTCGATCGGCGGCAACCACCTGATCCACCTCATGCGTCGCAACGTGAACCTGACCGTGCTGCTCTTCAACAACCAGATCTACGGTCTGACGAAGGGGCAGTACTCGCCGACATCGGAGATGGGGAAGGTCACCAAGTCGACACCGTTCGGGTCGACCGACTACCCGTTCAACCCGATCTCGCTCGCGTTGGGAGCCGAGTGCTCGTTCGTCGCCCGCTCGATCGACTCGGAGCGCGCCCACCTGCTCTCGGTCCTGCGCCGCGCCGCCCAGCACAAGGGGACGCGCTTCATCGAGATCTACCAGAACTGCAACATCTTCAACGACGACGCGTTCATCGCCCTCACCGGCCGGCAGACGAAGCAGGCGAACCAGATCCGGTTGGAGCACGGCAAGCCGATCCGGTTCGGCGTCGACGACTCGAAGGGGGTCGTCGCCGACGGCGACGGAGCGCTTCGCATCGTGGACGTCCAAGAGGTGGGGGAGGACCGCCTCGTCGTCCACGACGAGGGTTCGCTGAACGCAGCCCACGCCTTCTCCCTGTCCCGCCTGGCCCACTCGCCGACCGGTCCGACGCCCATCGGCGTGTTCCGCGCGGTCGAGCGTCCTACCTACGAGGACATGATCGAGCGCCAGATCTCGGACGCGCAGAGCCGGTCGCAGGCCGACCTGGCATCGCTGCTGGCGTCCGGCGACACCTGGACCGTCGGCTAA